One window of Ammoniphilus sp. CFH 90114 genomic DNA carries:
- a CDS encoding LysR family transcriptional regulator, whose amino-acid sequence MDNQDWVILHTLFAEKNITKTADKLRISQPALTYRLQQLEQEFEIKIVHRGRRGVAFTPQGEHLVKYADEMLLQLRKTKEYLQNMDTKVQGTLRLGVSSIFARYKLPTILKNFHSQYPDVDFNVTTGWSEEVINHVYQQKVHIGIIRGDYNFPFQRKLLLEENMCIVSQKQIDINDLPNLPRIYYNTDTSLKKLIDNWWHERYSHPPLITMEVDKMETCKEMVLNGLGYAILPNILLNENEDLFIAKCTTLDGVPLIRRTWMVLREEDLEISIIKSFVNFLEKWT is encoded by the coding sequence ATGGATAATCAGGATTGGGTGATATTGCATACCCTTTTTGCAGAAAAAAACATTACAAAAACAGCTGATAAGCTTCGCATCTCTCAACCCGCTCTGACATATCGGTTACAGCAGTTAGAACAAGAATTTGAAATTAAAATTGTTCATCGAGGAAGAAGAGGAGTTGCTTTTACCCCGCAGGGAGAGCATCTCGTGAAATATGCGGATGAAATGCTTCTACAATTGCGTAAAACAAAGGAATATCTGCAAAATATGGACACTAAAGTTCAAGGCACTTTAAGACTAGGGGTTTCTAGCATTTTTGCGCGATATAAACTGCCTACTATTCTAAAGAACTTTCATAGCCAATATCCGGATGTTGATTTCAACGTTACAACGGGATGGAGTGAAGAAGTGATCAATCACGTTTACCAACAGAAAGTTCATATCGGAATTATACGCGGGGATTATAATTTTCCATTTCAAAGAAAGCTTTTATTAGAAGAAAACATGTGTATTGTTTCTCAAAAGCAAATTGATATCAATGATTTGCCTAATCTCCCTCGAATCTACTACAATACAGATACATCATTAAAAAAATTGATCGATAACTGGTGGCATGAAAGGTACTCGCATCCTCCACTGATTACAATGGAAGTAGACAAGATGGAAACCTGTAAAGAAATGGTCCTTAACGGACTGGGGTACGCCATATTACCAAACATTCTGCTGAATGAAAATGAGGATCTATTTATTGCAAAATGCACCACACTTGACGGTGTTCCCCTTATCAGACGTACGTGGATGGTACTTAGAGAAGAAGATCTGGAAATCTCGATCATTAAATCGTTTGTAAACTTTTTAGAGAAGTGGACATAA